The genomic DNA TCCTATTTTGcacatttttttgttttgagaGGAGAGGAGAATGCAGTTACGCATAACTAGGTACGTTAGCGCGCGCCTGGATTATGCGGGACTTGGCAAGATGATAGCACCTCTACCCACCAAAAAACCCctcctctgtctctctccTCTGTCGGTACAAGAACCAACCCTGGAACCACCTCTCGGCATTACTTCAGGGTTGGTCTTCTTACTGAGTGTACCTCTCATCTTATTATGATCTTCTTCTAGTTAATCCTCTCCTTCTTCTCTCCATGTTCCTCTCCTTATCTTGTCTATCTGATTGAGCTATCATTTTCTTTCGGCAAAGCCCTTGGAATCTAGCCCAGTTCTCCTCGCTATTGACGACCACGTCGATTACGTTATTGGTTGCCAGTATTTCGCCTACGTAATTATCCAACAATGTACTTCCATTGTCCCATCTGGGGCAATTGAACAACGCATGCTCTGCATCTTCACCTTCGACATCACAATCCCAGCATCTTGGGTGTGTCTCTTTCCTAATCGTTCTCTATTAAAAATGCAGGCGTCGTCAATCAGCTTTCTGGTCCAATTATCTTCTCTGCAATAGAGCTACTCTTCCCTTCATCTTTTATTCGATCACTATCGACATCTTCGGAATGTTATTGTTTTTCCGTATTGCTAGGGCTTTGACACATATCGGTGTGGCATAAAGCACCACCGACTCCCGCACTCCGTAATAGTTTCCTAACTGAGTCGGTGGGCCCATTGACGTTCGGCAACGATGTCcttgtcacagacgaaattcgagcaactgtatataacaaaccgaaattccgaacgctttatcgcgtgtgaccgtccggtcagcacccgttctcagccgcctgagtggcattcgatcacttcagccgttctccgaattttacactaagtataaacaaaaccttctcccactccaacgattggaagaatataaatgctcccttcaaaatcattcagtcagtctaataaaaaaattcttaactaatccaagtatcgaaagtgtatcatcgcgaaccgaaaaaattgtataaattgagtaaaaaataaaaagaacttaatctccttttcggaaattaacaagttccttatttttaccttaattttacacgacatttTTGGCGATCCGTGCCAGGATCTATTCACTTCAGtgcaaacgaaattacgatttcgGCGTACGCGCAtcattgaagatcgaaggatcaacGGACCCAGTGCGAATCTTTGCTACTACGAAGGCCTGCAGCAACTTTCAACGTTCCACTACGATGAAACTAGACGAGAGGACTACGGTCAGCGCAGAGCAACCCTACGAATAAGATTCGGAATCTAGAACCAACCAGAGAGGAAACATCCCTGAGACTCCTCAACGGTCATAGCTACTACGGTAAGCTGAAAATCTGGATTCATTTTCACGATACCGTGTGAGAAAACCCAGTTTCTCAAGCGCTTCGAGTCCAAATAGCAACAGTAGTTCAGACTCAATAAGCTCAATTAGAATCATGCCCACATCACGAAAAGACAAAGTCGAAACTATTGAAACCGTTTCTACAAACGGAGGTACGGACAATTCGATTCGTGCCATACTCGACGTGAtacaaaaacaaattgaaattcttgcgCAACGTGTAGAAGAGACACAACGGACGGCCGACAGTGAAAATAAGAAGCGTGCAGCGGAAATAGAACTATTAGGCAAAAAtatctctaaaataaaaataggacgCGACGCTACTACAGAACTAGGCTCCCTTATTACTATGGACGAATCTGTTGCCGCGAGAGATAGAACTTCCCCACCATGCGTTCCAATTCGAACAGAAGAAGGCAACCATCCCTCTTACGAAGACCGTCCACCGCAATTCGCCTCTCCGAGCTTACGGACCAAAGACGCGATAGTATGTATTCCGCAATTAAACGGTGAAGACAATATCGGAGTCGAAGAATTCATACGCGAAGTACGCGAATTACGAGCCATGTGTAGCGAACCCACGCTATTATTAAAAACGATCAAAATCGGGAAAATCGCGGGTAAAGCCGCAATGGCCATCTGCAATATACCGATATACGAATACGGACACCTGTACGATGCCCTAAGACGAAACGTAGCCACCCAAGACTCTGTTAGAGAACATCAAGACCAGCTACGCGAAACGAGACAGCGTCACGACGAAAGTGTGCAAAGTTATATCATCAGGTTCCGCAGAGCACTCAATAAGTtacaatacagtataacgaacgaatacCGTGACGAAATTACTAGACGAGCTATGAACGACAGGATTTTAAAAGACTCCGTGATCGATTTTATCCGAGGCCTGAAAGGCGAAATAGGACAATTACTACTCGCCAATCCACCATACAATATCCTTGAAGCCGAAAAGAAAGCCACCGACATCGAGCGATTCTTCGGGGaagatcgaaatcgacgaccaAAACCAATAGAACGATTACGACTCCCTGAGCAGCAACGACTAACAACCAATAATCCTAATCCGATCACTAAAAAACCAACTCCAACACCCAATCCAATGCCAAGAAGCTTCCGACAAACCGAACAAATACCACTTGCCCAAAGGACACAATTAAAATGCTTCAAATGCAACCAGATCGGACATGTCTCCAgtcaatgtaaaaattttcgaacaccCAGCCAATTTCCGAGACCACCAGCAGTCCACAATCTCGAGACACACAaggaagaaatagagaaaccaACAGACCAGACCTACGAATTAACGCCACAACGGGAAGACTACCCACAGTACTTTTACGATCCGACGGACAGCGACATAAATTCCTCATTGACAGCGGAGCAGGAATTAATATACTCAAGCGAAGATGCGTATTACGACcaagaataacaaaagaacGGAAATTCTCGATGGGACACTCTAAATTTGAAACCAACGAACACGCTTTGATAAAACTATTTGGCAAAActctagaattttttgtggtagaagacaactttccaattatagaagacggcatattcGGTTTGCCAGCCCtatctaaattcaaatttgaactCTCGAATCATTATTGCAACAGGAAAACGACGTACCTCCAAAACAAGCAGTGTCAAAAACAGTCTACCTGGAAGGAAAACCGACAACGATATGCTTTATCAATTGTGGTGAGTGCCCAGCCAAAATgactaattttatcgaaaattcaaatacgTACGATCAAGTCTCCACGTTTAAAGATATAGTTAGACTTTCGCATATAGAGAAAACCCTCCGTGAACCAATCGAAAAGATATTGCTGTTCTACCTCGACGTATTCAATCTAGAGACCGACTTATTACCATGCACTAACCTTGCTAAACACAcaataacgttaaaagaaaataaaatcattaacacaAAATCTTACCGACCGCCTGAATGccataaagaagaaatcaaacGACAAATGGACGAAATGCTACAAAAGAACATTATAGAACCATCTGATTCTCCTTACAATTTACCAGTCTGGGTAGTACCAAAAAAGGCAGACGCCTCAGGGAAACAGAAATGGCGAATTGCAATAGActtcagaaaaataaacgaactaacTGACCAGGACGCATATCCATTACCTGACATAGACGACATACTATCCCAACTAGGCAACGCAAAATTCTTCTCAGCCCTCGATTTATCCTCCGGATTCCACCAAATCCCAATGGACATAGACTCTAAAAAGTACGCAGCATTCTCCACACCACAAGGACACTATCATTACAATAGGATGCCATTCGGTTTAAAGAATACAcctgcaacatttcaacgcatGATGGATACCGCGCTAAGAGGACTCATAAATAAACATTGCTTCGTATATTTAAAcgacattataatattcggaCAGTCGATTGAAGAGCACAATAGCaacctcgcgatagtattgCAACGCCTACGCGAACTCGGACTCAAAATACAGCCGGACAAATGCGAATTTCTCAAAccagaattagaatatcttggaCATATAGTAACCGCCGAAGGTGTAAAGCCAAATCCCAAAAAATTAGAAGCCGTTAGCAATTTCAAACAGCCACGTAATCCCACAGACATCAAATCGTTCTTAGGACTAGCAGGTTATTACCGTAAGTTCATAAGAAACTTTTCTAagatcgcgaaaccattgaccgAACTTACAAGAAAGGAGACATCATTTCATTGGACAGATAAAACCCAGGAAGCATTCCAGACattaaaagacaaactctgtTCATCACCCGTACTAAAATTCCCAGACTTTGCGAAACCATTCACATTAACGACTGACGCCAGTAACGAAGGTATAGGTGCAATCTTATCACAGGACGGACATACATGTTGTTATATCTCGCGAACTCTAAACCCACCGGAACGAAATTATTCCACTACAGAAAAAGAACTTTTAGTAATAGTATGGGCCGTGAAACGCCTCCGACAATATCTGTTAGGACAGAAATTCCTCATCCGAACCGATCACCAAGCACTAAAATGGTTACAGAATTGCAAAGACCCCTCATCACGCTTGACGAGATGGCGACTAAAACTAGAAGAATACGAATACGACATAGAATacacgaaaggaaaagataatacTGCAGCCGACGCACTATCTAGAATACATGTTCTGACCAGACGACTCGAAAATTTGAACATagaactcgataaaaaatatcacgatTGGGAAAAATCTACCGACGCGTTacccaaaattctcaaaatgacTCCGAACCGTAAATCTTTCTATCAATTATCCAAAACAGAGCTAGGAAATTACGACAGAATCGAAtggttaactaaattaaacgaaattattcatataaacgaaaagataGGTATAGGCGACGACAGTTTCACAGAGACCGAAAAGAACGcgatcaaacaaattttattattcctgAACGACActgtaaaagaattaaattttgcatgggaaccaattcaaacatatagcgacgaagaaatagacgaattattgaaagaaaatcacgatttagTAGGACACCCCGATATACAAAAGACATACGACCGCATTCGTGAACGGCACAGAGTACCAGATTTGATGAAACGCATACAACAACATATAGAATCATGCGACACCTGCCAAACATCTAAAACTACACGTATCAGACCGCGCGAAGAACCTTGTATCACCGACACACCCCTCGaaccaaacgataaaattgctaTGGACTTATTAGGCCCActgaaaaagacgaaaaaaggCAATCAGTACATTCTATCCATACATGACGAATTGACAAAATACTTAATACTCGTACCACTAAAAACTCAGCAAACGGAAACAATTTGGAACGCACTCTTGaatcattacatttacatcttttccgctccaaaaaagatattaactgaccgcggacagaattttatatctagtttAATGCAACAGTACGAAGACGCgttcaaaatcaaacatatcaaaacgaCATCCTTCCACCCACAAAATAACGGATCGTTAGAACGGACACACGCAGTAATAACAGACATGTTAAAATCGATGCAGCGAAATTCGGATGAAGAATGGGACGATCAACTTAACTTTGTATGCCTTGCATATAACACAATGATACACGACTCTACTGGTTACACGCCATTCGAACTCACATTCGGACACCAAGCCAATCTTCCCTCCACAATATCCAAGAATCCCCAACGCACATACGCAGACGAAGTCACGTTCCGCAAAAAGGAATGGGACTCTAGACTCCGACACGCTCGCGAAACATTGATCAAAAGTAAACAGCGATATCAGCGCGAtcaaaaacgtaaaattataaaacctcaatcagttttcaaagaaggagactccgttttaatacataacgatcataaaaggcATAAACTTGATGTGGAATGGTTAGGACCGTACACGATTGATAAGGTATGTACTCCATACTATCTGATTCAAGACAAAAAGATACACGGTAATCGTTtaaaaccttactttccaggtcGACGCTCCTCTTTGCCGGAATAGTATCcgcgcaaataaatattacaccaTTAGAAGGAAACTCTGTATTCGTAGAAAACATAGGaaaaggatatttatacaGCGACACTGCCAATGTAATAGTAGGATTAGACACTAGCGACATATACGAACAGATAAGCGCAATAgaatcatataaattaacaatagaCTCACGTGCAATCAGCAAACAATACGTCGAAGAGTTAGGCGGATTACAAAATCGCATCAATAACCTAAAACAACTCGCAAAACACTTGAAAGCGTTAACACATACCCGGAGCACACGAGGTCTGCTTAACATCATAGGTTCCGTATCGAAAAGTCTGTTCGGGACTCTCGACGATGATGATCTTACGctcataaacaaaaatatggacaaactattcgatgataataataaaatcaagaccATAATAGCTAATTAAACAgcacttattagaaaaattgtaaactcaGAAAACCTAAACCACTTAGAGAGATCATATagtgatatattaaaattacaacagCAGGCAAATATCGATAGATCTATGCTTAAGATAATCATGAAAGTCGGCACCGCGATGCAAACTTTACACTTCCAATTAGATGAAATAGTTAACGTCATGATATTAGGCAAACAAGGAATAATTAGTCCACAAATACTTGACCCCAAtgaattcatagaaaattacgCCAAGGCAATAGGTAGCCAGATGTACAACACCGCGATTTCTGCCAAAACcgaacattttcaattcatacTCGACATCGGTGATCTTAAAATCTTCACAATAgatgacaaaatatttttcaaaatcatagTACCTTTAGTCTCTAACACAGAATGGAacatattacaagtatatcctATGCCGAGTAAAAGAAATGGAGTATTTTTGGCTCCAGTAGTCGAACATCAGATGTATTTAACTTCAGgtctttcatttataaacgctgatatcgagtatttcaacaaactttgTAAGAATCGAGCCGGAACCACTATATGCAAACAAACACTACCAATCCATGAGAGAAATTCAAGAACCGATTGTCGcagcgaaataataaatttcaaaccacACATTGAACattgtcaaataactgtacttAAGATTGAAGACATTAGCTTTATACCGCTCAAAACTAGCAACTGTTACATTGCGATACCAGCAAATCCGATAGAAATAGACACAATTTGCCAAACGAAACATACCTTACAAAAACTTGACAAGCCTTCCATCATAAGAGCTAACACTTCTTGCGATTTATTGTACAAAGACGAACACATGCGTATAGgcgaaacaaaaaacgaaGTCATATACGAAATCAAAACAAAAACCCTAGCGCtcaaaacaaacgatagttTCACTCATCTATTAGATAAACTCCAGCGAGCAccgaaaataatagataatttacaaggctataaaacaacgatcgataaaatagGCGACGAGATAGAAACTCTTAATTTCGAacacagaattaaaaatatacagtattgGGGACTAACCACGCTCCAGATATTAGGGTACATAGCATTAGGCATACTAGgtatatatggattaaacaaaatagGGGTATTCAAATGCATCAGGAAATGTATACCGAACAAATaatgtatcaatttattttgctgcCGAAATGAAACTGTAATCAACAGCCACAATGCGACAGCCCCACCAGTACCACTCACCCTGGGCTCAACACCCAACATCTATATTCCAACCAACACATACCACTCAGATGAAGAGGAGGAATCAGCTGTAATTTTCAAGCCACGTCAAGTCCGATTCCACAAAAGTCTTCTGAAGAAAACTTGAGGGATCAAGTTCAATCTAAGAAGGGGGGaatgtcacagacgaaattcgagcaactgtatataacaaaccgaaattccgaacgctttatcgcgtgtgaccgtccggtcagcacccgttctcagccgcctgagtggcattcgatcacttcagccgttctccgaattttacactaagtataaacaaaaccttctcccactccaacgattggaagaatataaatgctcccttcaaaatcattcagtcagtctaataaaaaaattcttaactaatccaagtatcgaaagtgtatcatcgcgaaccgaaaaaattgtataaattgagtaaaaaataaaaagaacaatctccttttcggaaattaacaagttccttatttttaccttaattttacacgacatcCTAATCGCTCCTATTAGGGTATCAACCATGACACACACCTTTCCTAGATGTAAtgagaattttctattattgtcCTATTGCACCCCAAGATACCTAACCTTCTATTTAGTCATCAACAGGTACTTGCCCATATTGACGTCATTGACCTTGTGATACGATTTCCGGTAAGTAGAATCACCTCCGTCTTGTCTTGAGCTAATTTCAATCCAGTTTCGGTACACCACCGATTCTTCTGCTACTTCAATATCGGGCCTACCACCAATCGTGGGACTCCTCTGAATTTTCCTACTAGGCTTAAAGGGATCACCTTCCTCGTCTCCCCTAGTCTTCGGTGCAACCGATATGGTGACGTTGTCACTTATTCTGATGTCCGACACTATCCTTGGGTTTT from Bombus huntii isolate Logan2020A unplaced genomic scaffold, iyBomHunt1.1 ctg00000068.1, whole genome shotgun sequence includes the following:
- the LOC126876283 gene encoding uncharacterized protein LOC126876283, translated to MQEVEPQAPPCTVTATGAKANSKRLAVSIENPRIVSDIRISDNVTISVAPKTRGDEEGDPFKPSRKIQRSPTIGGRPDIEVAEESVVYRNWIEISSRQDGGDSTYRKSYHKVNDVNMGKYLLMTK